The Aspergillus luchuensis IFO 4308 DNA, chromosome 7, nearly complete sequence genome has a segment encoding these proteins:
- a CDS encoding uncharacterized protein (COG:T;~EggNog:ENOG410PUBJ;~InterPro:IPR000719,IPR011009,IPR001245;~PFAM:PF00069;~TransMembrane:1 (o277-297i);~go_function: GO:0004672 - protein kinase activity [Evidence IEA];~go_function: GO:0005524 - ATP binding [Evidence IEA];~go_process: GO:0006468 - protein phosphorylation [Evidence IEA]), which translates to MASSLFVDLDENPLHDNEVLGYGRIGVVIYRDNVAVKIPLRHPWSSDEDVQLNKEALEREQDIYHRLNLFSKEQIDCIVPCLGLHKNATHLGYMKNGDLRTYMAENQPSRALQITWFRQMAQALEQIHDKRVLVADVATRNPLLDSDLFIKVCDFSEASLLPLDTAMKTADDDGFSIQTDIGQLGAVMYEVITRQKCDFDLFQEGVPLDGRAIWPRRYSLPSTDGLWLGSIIEKCWVEGGFQNAHALSQALYSVDIAHTSLWSKLTSMSFWDRQGHLRNSVVMLAVVVTAVAIAGSWTRRQPLTRG; encoded by the coding sequence ATGGCCTCTTCCTTGTTTGTAGACCTCGATGAAAACCCCCTACACGATAACGAGGTCCTAGGTTACGGAAGAATTGGGGTAGTAATCTACCGCGACAATGTTGCGGTCAAAATTCCCTTGAGACACCCGTGGAGTAGCGACGAGGACGTGCAGTTAAATAAAGAAGCTCTTGAACGTGAGCAAGACATCTATCATCGTCTGAATCTTTTCTCAAAGGAGCAAATTGACTGTATTGTACCTTGTCTCGGGCTCCACAAGAATGCCACACACCTCGGTTATATGAAAAATGGAGATCTACGAACTTACATGGCAGAGAATCAGCCATCTCGTGCACTCCAGATTACATGGTTTCGTCAAATGGCCCAAGCCCTTGAACAGATTCACGATAAACGCGTGCTTGTGGCAGATGTTGCAACTCGCAATCCTCTGCTGGATTCAGATTTATTCATCAAAGTCTGCGACTTCAGCGAAGCATCTCTTTTACCCTTGGATACTGCCATGAAGACGGCGGATGACGATGGATTTTCCATACAAACAGACATTGGTCAGCTGGGTGCAGTGATGTACGAAGTGATTACTCGACAAAAATGTGACTTCGACCTCTTCCAAGAGGGAGTTCCTCTAGACGGCCGAGCTATTTGGCCGCGGCGATACTCACTTCCTAGTACCGATGGACTCTGGCTCGGCTCAATCATTGAAAAGTGCTGGGTCGAAGGGGGTTTCCAAAACGCACATGCCTTATCACAGGCACTGTACTCTGTAGATATAGCGCACACCAGTCTCTGGAGCAAGCTAACGTCCATGTCCTTTTGGGATCGCCAAGGCCATCTTCGAAACTCCGTCGTAATGCTAGCAGTGGTAGTCACTGCTGTCGCAATCGCTGGTTCTTGGACCAGGAGACAGCCATTGACCAGGGGTTGA
- the mpt gene encoding putative DNA repair and transcription factor Ada (COG:L;~EggNog:ENOG410PRFJ;~InterPro:IPR009057,IPR004026,IPR035451,IPR018060;~PFAM:PF00165,PF02805;~go_function: GO:0003677 - DNA binding [Evidence IEA];~go_function: GO:0003700 - DNA-binding transcription factor activity [Evidence IEA];~go_function: GO:0008168 - methyltransferase activity [Evidence IEA];~go_function: GO:0008270 - zinc ion binding [Evidence IEA];~go_function: GO:0043565 - sequence-specific DNA binding [Evidence IEA];~go_process: GO:0006281 - DNA repair [Evidence IEA];~go_process: GO:0006355 - regulation of transcription, DNA-templated [Evidence IEA]): protein MIITFTISTMPPSQNLPPLPLPSTSSTSTRWLAIQTRDPKYTSTFVYAVLTTKIYCRPTCPARLARRANVRFYDTASQAERAGFRPCKRCKPEIVIDNSNNHNLLGANSNTTTTPTSIGGTTTIFHPQIHSVQRACQTIRASVQAGSRPTLRMLAAEAGLTPSHFHRVFKRVVGVTVGRYVGDIVMRGKGMMGGDGEGACRNWVGGVGDGCGDRNGAGAVLWNDFDVLLAAEEDDGFVATTTTVAMQDVHPVQDEELLAWRAVGSYGVGVGGGCSVDETFTLGDGAL, encoded by the coding sequence ATGATAATTACTTTTACTATATCTACAATGCCACCATCACAAAACCtgccccctctccccctcccctccacatcatccacatccacccgCTGGCTCGCCATCCAAACCCGCGATCCCAAATACACCAGCACCTTCGTGTACGCCGTCCTCACCACGAAAATCTACTGCCGCCCAACTTGTCCCGCGCGTCTCGCCCGACGAGCTAACGTCCGCTTCTACGATACAGCCTCGCAAGCCGAGCGCGCAGGGTTTCGCCCCTGTAAGCGCTGCAAACCCGAGATTGTCATCGACAAtagcaacaaccacaacttATTGGGGGCGAATAGTAATACCACAACTACTCCTACTAGTATTggtggtactactactatcttccATCCGCAGATCCACTCAGTCCAGAGAGCTTGTCAGACTATCCGGGCTTCTGTGCAAGCGGGCTCGAGGCCGACGTTGCGGATGctggcggcggaggcgggACTGACGCCGAGTCATTTTCATAGGGTGTTTAAGAGGGTCGTGGGCGTTACGGTGGGGAGGTATGTGGGTGATATTGTTatgagggggaaggggatgatgggtggtgatggggagggagcgTGTAGGaattgggttgggggtgtaGGTGATGGGTGTGGAGATCGAAATGGGGCTGGGGCTGTTCTGTGGAATGACTTTGATGTTTTGCTAGCcgctgaggaggatgatggattcgTTGCGACCACTACTACTGTTGCTATGCAGGATGTACACCCGGTGCAGGATGAGGAACTTCTGGCTTGGCGTGCAGTGGGTTCGTACGGTGTTGGcgttgggggagggtgttCGGTTGATGAAACGTTTACCTTGGGTGATGGAGCCTTgtag
- the RPL2A gene encoding 60S ribosomal protein uL2 (COG:J;~EggNog:ENOG410PIUY;~InterPro:IPR022669,IPR008991,IPR022671,IPR022666, IPR014726,IPR002171,IPR012340,IPR014722;~PFAM:PF03947,PF00181;~go_component: GO:0005840 - ribosome [Evidence IEA];~go_function: GO:0003735 - structural constituent of ribosome [Evidence IEA];~go_process: GO:0006412 - translation [Evidence IEA]) — protein sequence MGRVIRNQRKGRGSIFTANTRLNKAPAQFRTLDYAERHGYTRGVVKEIIHDPGRGAPLAKVQFRHPYKFKTITETFIANEGMYTGQFVYAGKNAALTVGNVLPLASVPEGTVVTNVEEKAGDRGALGRTSGNYVTVIGHNPEEGKTRVKLPSGAKKVVKNTARGMIGIVAGGGRTDKPLLKASRAKHKFAVKRNSWPKTRGVAMNPVDHPHGGGNHQHIGKASTISRYAAQGQKAGLIAARRTGLLRGTQKTKD from the exons ATGGGTCGCGTGATCCGCAACCAGAGGAAGGGTCGTGGATCCATTTTCA CGGCAAACACCCGTCTCAACAAGGCTCCTGCCCAGTTCCGCACCCTCGACTACGCTGAGCGTCATGGATACACTCGTGGTGTCGTGAAGGAGATCATCCACGACCCCGGCCGTGGTGCTCCCCTCGCCAAGGTCCAGTTCCGTCACCCCTACAAGTTCAAGACCATCACCGAGACCTTCATCGCCAACGAGGGCATGTACACCGGTCAATTCGTCTACGCCGGAAAGAACGCCGCCCTGACTGTCGGAAACGTCCTTCCCCTCGCCTCCGTCCCTGAGGGTACCGTTGTTACCAAcgtcgaggagaaggctggtgACCGTGGTGCTCTTGGTCGTACCTCCGGTAACTACGTTACCGTCATCGGCCACAACCCTGAGGAGGGCAAGACCCGTGTCAAGCTCCCCTCCGGTGCCAAGAAGGTCGTCAAGAACACCGCCCGTGGTATGATCGGTATcgtcgctggtggtggtcgtaCCGACAAGCCTTTGCTCA AGGCTTCTCGCGCCAAGCACAAGTTCGCTGTCAAGCGCAACTCTTGGCCCAAGACCCGTGGTGTTGCCATGAACCCCGTGGATCAC CCTCACGGTGGTGGTAACCACCAGCACATTGGTAAGGCCTCGACCATCTCCCGCTACGCTGCCCAGGGTCAAAAAGCCGGTCTTATCGCTGCCCGGAGAACTGGTCTGCTCCGTGGTAcccagaagaccaaggaCTAA